TGTTTTTTCTCACAAATCGTTGTTGTTTCAACAGAGTATGGTCCACTATGTAGTTGTAAACATTACAGAGTTTTCACCGATGAATTGTTCTGGGACGAGGCACAGGCGTCGTGTCAGTCGATGTTAGGAGAACTGGCAAAGATTGCTGACAGAGAAACAGATGAACTGATCCGAGATTACCTTAAAGATTTCAATATTGGTGATGAAGTAAAGACAGGGTTTTGGATTGGTTTACACGACAGCCACACAGAGGATACGTTTAAATGGCCAGACGAGGAGAAACTATTGGAATGTGGTAGTTACTCCAACTGGAAGCCTGGAGAGCCCAACAACAACATAAAGAAATCGGCATCTGGACAAGATTGTGTTCAACTCTGGTAAGCATCACTCACTCGTCCTTCATTATCTCTC
This portion of the Glandiceps talaboti chromosome 7, keGlaTala1.1, whole genome shotgun sequence genome encodes:
- the LOC144437360 gene encoding perlucin-like protein, with amino-acid sequence MIAALVALSLMVVVESTEYGPLCSCKHYRVFTDELFWDEAQASCQSMLGELAKIADRETDELIRDYLKDFNIGDEVKTGFWIGLHDSHTEDTFKWPDEEKLLECGSYSNWKPGEPNNNIKKSASGQDCVQLWKKRNYMWDDDYCSYRPKGYICEFIECADECLACVGVIEATPTPTLL